The DNA window ACCTTGCCCGGCCATCATTAAAGGCCATGCCGCCCGGCGCGTCATACCCCAATCTCAGGTATCATCGGCACACTCTTAGCCAATGTTGCGGAATACGGCTTCATGTTGCTTGCCATCAGCCTTGTCATCCTCGCTTATTTGCTGGGCTCCGTGTCGACAGCCATTGTTGCCTGCCGTCTCTCGGGCCTACCTGATCCACGCACTCAAGGCTCAGGCAATCCCGGCGCCACCAATGTTCTACGCGCTGGCAGCAAGAAGGCCGCCATCATCACCCTGCTGGGCGATCTTCTCAAGGGGCTAGCGCCGGTGTTTCTGGCAAAAGCCTTGGGTTTGGATGGATTCGCTTTGGCAGCGGCGGCCCTGGCAGCGTTTCTCGGACATTTGTTTCCGCTGTACCACCAATTCAAAGGTGGCAAAGGCGTGGCCACCGCCTTGGGGGTTTTATTGGGCCTGAGCTGGATGGTGGGACTGCTGACGCTGCTAACCTGGCTGCTGGCCGCAGGCTTGACCCGCATCTCATCGGTGGGTGCCTTGGTGGCGGCCACCGCTGCGCCGATTTATGTGGCTGTCATTGTTGGCGATGCTTGGATTACCGGCATGAGCTGTTTATTGGCCTTATTGATTTATTGGCGCCATCGAGCCAACCTGCGGCGCATTCTCGCGGGTGAGGAATCGCGCATCGGCCGGCCCTAGGCAGGCATCGGCAAGGCGCTTAAATCCTCCAGCGTCCAGCGGGCACGCACATCAATATGGCCAGCGTTTTCGGTATCACCTGCGGCTAAGCGCAGCGCTCCGGCCAGCGCGATCATCGCGCCATTATCAGTACAGAATTGTATGCGCGGATAAAAAACGGCAGCCCCTTCGGCCTGACCCATCAGCGACAATTGCTCACGCAGGCGCTGATTAGCGCCCACGCCGCCGGAAATGATTAAGCGTTTTCGGCCCGTGACGCGCAGCGCGCGGCGGCACTTAATCACCATGGTATCGACCACGGCATCTTCGAAGGCGCGGGCGATGTCCGCCGCCAATGTCGCATCTTCGGGGGTTTCACGCAGAGTGGTCAGCGCATGGGTCTTGAGTCCCGAGAAACTGAAATCCAGGCCCGGGCGATCGGTCATAGGCCGAGGAAAGCGAAAACGCTGTGGATTGCCCTGCTGGGCCAAGCGGGCCAGCGCCGGGCCACCGGGATAACCCAGATGCAACAACTTGGCGGTTTTATCAAAGGCCTCGCCCGCGGCATCATCCAAACTCTCACCCAAAACCTGATAATCGCCTAAGCCTTTGACGTCCACCAGCAGCGTATGACCGCCCGAGACCAGCAAGGCAATAAACGGAAACTCGGGCGCGGGATCCTCCAGCAAAGGCGCCAGCAAATGCCCTTCCATGTGATGCACAGCCACCGCTGGCACCTGCAGCGCCCAGGCCAAGGAGCGGCCAATCGCTGCACCCACGAGTAAGGCTCCGACTAAGCCAGGGCCGGCCGTGTAAGCCACCGCGTCAATGTCTTGACGTTGCGCCCCGGCCTGATGCAATACTTCATTGAGCAGGGGCAAAACCCGCTTGATATGGTCGCGCGAGGCCAATTCAGGCACCACGCCGCCATGGCGGGCATGCAAGTCCACCTGACTATGTAGAGCGTGCGCCAATAGGCCTTTCTGGCTGTGATACAGCGCCAATCCGGTCTCATCACAGGAGCTTTCAATACCTAATACGAGCTGCTGTGGGCTGTTTTGTGTGACCACTGACATGGAATTTACGGTCTCGGGCTTGGGTTTTTGTCATCAAGGCCTCTATAATGCGCGACTCTCTGCCTGAAGTGGAGAGATGAACACGAACAGCTCAGCAAATTTAAGGACGGTAATAAGCTCATGCCTCATGTGCGAGTGAAAGAGAATGAACCTTTTGAAGTGGCATTGCGCCGCTTCAAGCGCACCTGCGAGAAAGCCGGTGTGCTGACCGAAGTGCGTCGTCGCGAATTTTATGAAAAGCCCACCGAAATGCGTAAGCGCAAAGCTGCTGCTGCGGTGAAGCGTCAGATGAAGCGCATGTCCAAAGAAATCGGTCGCCGCGAACGTTTGTACTAAGCTTTAGGGCTTACCCGACATGTCTGTTACCGAACTGAAGTCCCGGATTACCGAGGATGTGAAGTCCGCTATGCGCAGCGGCGACAAGCCGCGCCTGGCGACTTTGCGCTTGGTGCAGGCAGCCATCAAACAAATTGAAGTCGACACCCGCGAGACTTTGGATGATGCCGGCGTGCTGGGCGTGCTGGAGAAAATGGTCAAACAGCGCCGCGAATCCATCAGTCAGTACGGCCAGGCGGGTCGCGATGATTTGGTGGCCGTAGAAGAAGCGGAATTGGCGATCATCCAAACCTACATGCCCGAAGCCTTAAGTGAGGCGGAAATCCAAGCTTTGGTGGATGCTGCTCTGGCCGAATCAGGCGCCAGCAGTGTTCGCGATATGGGCAAAGTCATGACCTTGCTCAAACCACAGATGCAAGGGCGTGCCGACATGGCCATGGTCAGTGGTATGGTCAAGGCCCGTTTGAACTAAAACCACCGAGTTGTTGCATGAATTCCCTGAAAAATGACCGCCTGCTGCGGGCCCTGCTGCGCCAGCCCGTGGATAGAACCCCTATTTGGATTATGCGTCAGGCGGGTCGCTACCTGCCGGAGTACCGGGCCACGCGTGCCAAAGCCGGGAACTTTATGGGCCTATGCACCAATCCGGAACTGGCTTGCGAAGTCACCATGCAGCCTTTGGAGCGCTTCCCCCTGGATGCGGCCATTTTGTTTTCCGACATTCTCACCATCCCCGATGCCATGGGCCTGGGACTGTATTTCGCTGAGGGCGAAGGCCCGCGTTTTGAACGCCCGGTACAAGATGCCAAGGCCATCAAGGCGCTGGGTGTTCCGGATCCGGAAGATAGCCTGGGCTATGTGATGGATGCCGTGCGCCTGATTCGTCGGGAGCTGGATGGGCGCGTGCCCTTAATTGGTTTTTCCGGCAGCCCCTGGACCTTGGCGACATACATGGTCGAGGGCGGCTCATCCAAGGATTTCGCGTTACTCAAAGGCATGTTATTTAATGACCCCGCCACGCTGCACCACCTCTTGGGTGTGTTGGCCGAGTCCGTGACCAGCTATCTGAATGCACAGATTGCCGCCGGCGCCCAAGCAGTCATGGTATTTGATACTTGGGGCGGTTCATTGAGCCCAGAAAATTACCGTGAATTCTCACTGCAATACATGCAGCGTATTGTCGATGGCGTCACGCGTGAAGCCGATGGCAGAAAAGTGCCCGTGGTGCTGTTCACCAAGGGCGGCTCGCAATGGCTGGAGACCATGGCTGATACCGGCTGTGATGCTCTGGGTTTGGATTGGACCATCAATATCGGCGAAGCCCGTCAGCGCGTGGGCAGTCGTGTAGCCCTGCAAGGCAACATGGATCCGGCGGTGCTCTACGCCTCACCAGAGCGCGTACGCGAAGAAGCCCGCAGGGTGTTAGCCAGCTTTGGGCATGGTGAAGGTCATGTCTTTAATCTGGGGCATGGCATTCATCCCAAGATCAATCCCGAGCATGTGGCGGCGCTGGTGGAGACGGTACACGCGGACAGTCAGCAGTATCACGCATAAGGGCTTCGACTTCGCGGGCGCTGGCGCGCTTCATCGGCTTGCCGTTAA is part of the Ectothiorhodosinus mongolicus genome and encodes:
- the hemE gene encoding uroporphyrinogen decarboxylase, which produces MNSLKNDRLLRALLRQPVDRTPIWIMRQAGRYLPEYRATRAKAGNFMGLCTNPELACEVTMQPLERFPLDAAILFSDILTIPDAMGLGLYFAEGEGPRFERPVQDAKAIKALGVPDPEDSLGYVMDAVRLIRRELDGRVPLIGFSGSPWTLATYMVEGGSSKDFALLKGMLFNDPATLHHLLGVLAESVTSYLNAQIAAGAQAVMVFDTWGGSLSPENYREFSLQYMQRIVDGVTREADGRKVPVVLFTKGGSQWLETMADTGCDALGLDWTINIGEARQRVGSRVALQGNMDPAVLYASPERVREEARRVLASFGHGEGHVFNLGHGIHPKINPEHVAALVETVHADSQQYHA
- the plsY gene encoding glycerol-3-phosphate 1-O-acyltransferase PlsY, which encodes MLLAISLVILAYLLGSVSTAIVACRLSGLPDPRTQGSGNPGATNVLRAGSKKAAIITLLGDLLKGLAPVFLAKALGLDGFALAAAALAAFLGHLFPLYHQFKGGKGVATALGVLLGLSWMVGLLTLLTWLLAAGLTRISSVGALVAATAAPIYVAVIVGDAWITGMSCLLALLIYWRHRANLRRILAGEESRIGRP
- the rpsU gene encoding 30S ribosomal protein S21, with the protein product MPHVRVKENEPFEVALRRFKRTCEKAGVLTEVRRREFYEKPTEMRKRKAAAAVKRQMKRMSKEIGRRERLY
- a CDS encoding GatB/YqeY domain-containing protein, coding for MSVTELKSRITEDVKSAMRSGDKPRLATLRLVQAAIKQIEVDTRETLDDAGVLGVLEKMVKQRRESISQYGQAGRDDLVAVEEAELAIIQTYMPEALSEAEIQALVDAALAESGASSVRDMGKVMTLLKPQMQGRADMAMVSGMVKARLN
- the tsaD gene encoding tRNA (adenosine(37)-N6)-threonylcarbamoyltransferase complex transferase subunit TsaD, which produces MSVVTQNSPQQLVLGIESSCDETGLALYHSQKGLLAHALHSQVDLHARHGGVVPELASRDHIKRVLPLLNEVLHQAGAQRQDIDAVAYTAGPGLVGALLVGAAIGRSLAWALQVPAVAVHHMEGHLLAPLLEDPAPEFPFIALLVSGGHTLLVDVKGLGDYQVLGESLDDAAGEAFDKTAKLLHLGYPGGPALARLAQQGNPQRFRFPRPMTDRPGLDFSFSGLKTHALTTLRETPEDATLAADIARAFEDAVVDTMVIKCRRALRVTGRKRLIISGGVGANQRLREQLSLMGQAEGAAVFYPRIQFCTDNGAMIALAGALRLAAGDTENAGHIDVRARWTLEDLSALPMPA